The region GAACTACGCAGCTTTTAGGCTTTGGTGTTCAGTTGTTCCTTGATGCCTTGCAAAAACGCCTTCACCTTCTCCAGGGATTCCACGATCTCCATCTTGTCCTTGGCCTGTACCGGCTTGTTTTTCATCACCTCGCGGGCGCCCTGTATGGTATAGCCGCGCTCCTTTACCAGGTGGTACACGGTGCGCAGCGTCTCAATGTCCTTCTGCGTGTACTGGCGGTTGCCTTTCTTATTCTTTTTGGGCTTCAGCTGCTCAAACTCGGTTTCCCAGAAACGAATC is a window of Pontibacter kalidii DNA encoding:
- a CDS encoding MerR family transcriptional regulator, with product MPYKEKEIEKQYYTIGEVAAMFDVAPSLIRFWETEFEQLKPKKNKKGNRQYTQKDIETLRTVYHLVKERGYTIQGAREVMKNKPVQAKDKMEIVESLEKVKAFLQGIKEQLNTKA